The Peribacillus simplex genome contains the following window.
ATGTAAAAAGTATGTTTTTCTTCTATGTATGCTGCCATGTTTCCAGACTTGTAAAATAAAAGACAGGCTCCAAAAGAGAGCCTGTCTGTAAATAATATAGGGTTGAATTAAGCTTTGTTTACGTTTGATGCTTGTGGTCCACGTTGACCTTGTTCTACATCAAATGTAACGTCTTGGCCTTCTTCAAGTGTTTTGAAACCTTCGCCTTGGATAGCTGAGAAATGTACGAATACATCGTCTCCACCTTCACGTTCGATGAATCCAAAACCTTTTTCTGCGTTAAACCATTTTACTTTACCTTGTTCCATTTTTGTTGCCTCCTAGTGTGTTCTCCACACATTATATTACTATCCTTGCTCAAAAGAATATTAAGGTATTCCTTAAATCTGAACAAAAATAATTCATTATTAGAATAACAGAAAAGGAAATGATAAGCAAGACTGGAACCTATTATGAATAAATCGTCCTGACTATTGAAATCCTCCGTTATATTTTACCTACTCATTCACCTTGAGGCTGTCTCGGCGGCCTTTTTCCCCAATATTGATAAAGGTCTGCACGGATGAACCCATTGAACAGTTTCCTTTTTTTCGTTGCAGGCTTACCGTAATGCTGTTCGAAGTCAGGATTGGAGGTAATCATGTATACTGACCAGGTGTCAAGCTTCTTGAAAGCTTGACCCATTTCTCTATACATCTGCTCAACCGCTTTTTGCTCACCAAGACGTTCTCCGTAAGGCGGGTTCCCGACAATGACACCATACTCTTTCCTAGTCGAGATATCCCTCACCTGCATTTGTTTGAATTCAATCAGATCACCAAGGCCGGCTTCAAAACTATTCGCTTTAGATATATCGACCATTCGATGGTCAATATCACAGCCGGTTATGTCCAAGTACTGATCATAATCGGCTAAATCTTCAGCCTCAACCCGCGCTTCATCCCAAACCTTGCTGTCAATCCATGACCAGGTCTCAGAAACGAATTCCCTGTTAAACCCAGGTGCTATGTTCTGTCCAATTAAGGCAGCCTCGATAGGAATCGTTCCAGATCCACAAAATGGATCAATGAAAGGTTTATCCGGCTTCCAATTGGTCAGCATGATTAACGCAGCCGCCAATGTTTCTTTAAGGGGCGCCTCCCCCTGCCCTGTGCGATATCCCCGTTTATGCAAACCAGCACCTGAAGTGTCCATGGTAAGTGTCACTACATCTTTTAAAATAGACACTTCAATTTTAAACAAAGGACCAGTCTCTGCAAACCAAGATACTTGCTTATATTTGCTTTTCAATCTATCAACAATCGCCTTTTTGACGATAGCCTGACAATCAGGAACACTGTAAAGCTGTGACTTAACCGATTTTCCACTCACAGGGAACTCAACATCGGCTGATAAGTAATCTTCCCAATTCAAGGCCTTTGTTTTTTCAAACAACTCATCAAATGAATATGCTTTAAATTCTGCAACTTTAATTTTAACCCTGTCGGCACTCCGCAGCCATAAATTAGAGCGGGCAATGGCAGATTGGTCCCCTTTGTACGTGATCTTACCATTCTCGACTTGACAATCGTAACCAAGATCCCGAACCTCCTTAGCGACAATTGATTCCAATCCCATTGCTGATGTTGCGATAATATCGAATTGTTTCATTTATCCTGCACCTTCTTTCCATTAATCCAACTCTATTGCATATCTACCTAAATTCCCCTAATTAAGAATAAGGTATCGATTTTAGACATGTAAACCTTATTTAAAAGTTCCACTGGTCAATTTATATTTTGCTTATAGTCCGTCATTGATTGCCTAGATTAAATGTCATTGTCATGTAGTAGAGCATTTTTTTAATAACCGGGATCAACGCGATAAAATAAAGTTTAACTCAATTATCTATGTATCAATAAGGTAGGCTGCAAATATTCATGAATGAAATCCTCCAAGGCAACGAAGGGCCATTTATTCACAAACAATTATGTATACTCATAACAAAATGCTTAAGGCATATCTTAATACCTTCAAATAAGGGCAATCAGTAAAGGTAAAAAAAACCTTTTATAAATAGGGTACCCATAATCCAGGAAATGCTTAACACTTCAACGCTATTTTTTAAATCGTTACGGTCAGATGTCAATTAGCCATTGTCCTTCTGCTGAACACTTTCAATTAGAAATCTTTCGATGGAATTAAAAAGTTGCCAAGACCTTAGTTTAACACAGCATGGTTTCAGAAAACGAAAAATAATTTGGAATGCCCGGCTTTTTATTAATGGGCAATTCCCAAAAACAAAAACTCTCCTTTTAAAAGGAGAGTTGTGCTTTTGGTGTCATATGATAACGTTCTGTAAGCCATGTTTTGTTCCTCAGTACTGCAAGCGACTCGCGTCTCGTACTTCGGCGGTAATCATCTATCTACAGAAGCATGGCTTCTGTCCTTCTCCTCGTTCAATTCCAAGGAAGAAAGCGCCCCTACCATTAATTTGGGTTTCTCGCTCGTGGGGTTTACCTCGTTCCACCCTTTACATTTCTGTAAAGGCTCCGTCACTGTGGCACTTTTATAGGTATTCATGCCATATCCAAAAGGACTTAGGCATTTTCCCAGCCGTCAGCAATCCAAGATTGCTGCCCAAGCTTATTTTTTCGCCAGGCACGAACACTACGGACATCGCAGTCCGTGCGAGCATGGACTTTCCTCTACTGCAAAAATGCAGCAGCAATTACCCAAACGTTAACATAACATAATTGATTATACTCCATCATTCATTAAAACACAATACCTAAATCAATTTCACTTTTAACATGCAAAACCTCAATCAAAAAGCTTGTTTCCAAAAACGTGCTTTTCCAGGTTGGATAACCGTTTAAGGATGTCAAAGTTAGTGGTTCCCGGAGTAGCACTGGGAGCAGGTTGATTTGGACGTTTTGTACTCTCTTCGGCTTGTTTTTTCAATTTAAGATTTTCTTGTTTAAGATCTTCAATTTCCTGATGGAACACTTCATAATCTTTAATGATCAGATCCAGGAATTGATCCACGTCTTCTGGTTTATAACCGCGCATTGCTGTTTTAAAATCTTTTTCAAGAATATCTTTAGCCGTTAATTTTATCTTATCGGATAGCATAAGACTTCACCTCAATACTTTCGCCAATACAATCGACTTTTTATTATTTTTTCAAATCTGCTTGGGTTTGTCAACGAAACACCTTTTTATCTGCATAATGATGTTTCAGTGAACGATATGTACCCCCATGAATCTGTATCTAAATTTCATCATAATATGAATATGCTTTAGAAACAACTTTTAATCCATAATTATTTTCACTCCGTCATTCTTCGGACCAGCTGCCTTCTTCCGCAGCCAGTTGCAGATCATCAAAGTTTATCTGAAAGATGGGGTATGGCTGTGTTTCAGCCTTTTTCATCGCTTCGAAATATGGATATCGTGCTGACCCTTCTTTTTCGGCTTCGAAAATGATGAGCATGGCGTCACTTTTATGAACCATATACCTATTTTTGATTTTCAGCTGTTGCGGCCCTTCATATGGTTTGTTGAAAATGGACTCAACAAAATCGGCACGGGCCAATATGGAACGGTAATAGTCCTGATTCGTCTCGTTCCATGACTCTTCCTGTTTCAGGAAAGGAGTTAGCACCCCTAATTTAAGCTGACTGTATTCTTCCTGTATATCGAACACCACTTCGGCACCCCATAGCTCCGTACCCAACTGACCTGATATGATCACCCATTCCAGCCCATCTTCCACCAATGGCAGAAGACGTTGCTTCATCGCTTTCTTAATATATTTTACGGCTTCATGGTCATTTTTGAATATCCCGAATTCAAAAGCCTTATAGCCAGTCATATACAAAACCTTCATTGCTTGGTTAATCTCCCTTTTAACATGTTTATGTAAGAAAATAAGGGCTAATTAGGCCCTTACTTTTTTTAGTATCCGAAATGCATAGGCGGACAGCATGGGGGGGGCGGACAGCATGGATTAATCGGCGGCCTTCCGCAAATCAAGTTTTGCGTAAAGCATTGGTTCACCACGGATTGAGTATGTGGGAAGTAATGTTTATACGTGTTCAAATGTTTATTGACAGTTGTAGTGTGTGATGGATGAACGACAGGAATCACTGTGTTCGATACATTCGTATTAACAAATTGCTGTGTTGGAGAGACTTGCGCTGGGGCAAGTTGAGTAGGAAGTGCTTGCGTTGGGCCAAGTTGCGCTGGAGATACAGCCGATGGGCCATATTGCGCTGGAGATACAGCCGATGGGCCATATTGCGCTGGAGATACAGCCGTTGGACCAGTAAAGGCTCCCATTACGTTAGAGTGTTTATGTTTCCCGGTTGATGCGCCCATTACTCCAGGAGCGTTCCCGTATGCTCCCATTACATTGGATTTATTTCCTCCACAATTACGAAAATACATATATAATACGTCCCCTTTCATTATGATAAGTTTAGTCTTACCATTACAGACTATGAAAAAAAGGGGAGACGTGTACTGATGAAATGACCTATTTATACAGAATAAGTATAAAACTATGTATGGCCGTCAATAAGTACACTATTATAATATATGGCTACCCTTCAAATGCACTGTGGGTAATTTTCTATAAAAAGGAATAGAGACTGTCTTTTAATGATGTAAAAATAACAATCGTTAAACAAAGGACAACAAAAAATAGAAATAAAGTCGTTTTATACATTTCTCCGCTCCGCTTTCAACTTAAATTTATTTGATGTAAAGGTATGAAATGAATGCTTCGGAAATTCACCCTCAACTCTTTCCATTTTACACATTATAGTTGAAGGCTACAATATTTGTATCCATATTTTTTATTTTCGGCATTTCGCACTTAAAAACAATTCTGATTCGCTTATCTTATACAGACATACCCTTGGAATCCTCTTTCATTTCGAGACGCTTGATCCTCTTTTCCAATTCCGACTTTTGTTTCACCACAATGGTACCTTCCCTCAACATCTCTTGATGCGCGTTTAATGCACATTTTAGAGCATTGCCGACTTCCTTAAATTGATGTTCATATAATTTTGCACATTCAATCTGTGCCTGTATCCTTATTTGAACATTCCCTTTTATGGCGACCTCCTTCCAAATTTCCAATGCTTCGTTGAATTGTTTTTGCTTCTTTTTCTGAAAGGCTATGGCATGGCCAGCTATTATCCGATCTTCCTCATTTCCCGCTTCCACTATTTTTTCATAAGTCTCGACCGATTCCTCTTTTTTTCCTAGATAAGCGAGCCAGCGTGCAATTTCCATGGAATCTTCCGTATATCCATCAATTTGGAGGATTTTCCGGGACAAATGAATATACAATGTGATCAGTGATAAAATATCCAATTCATTATGCTTCATGATCCCAAATAAAATTTCCGGATTTTCCCTCTCGACAAAATCAAAATAAATCATCGGTGCCAAATATCCAGGAATATCATCTTCTCTATGTACACCTAGAATATCCGTTTCGACTGCTGATAATTTAACTCGTTCCAATTTGTTTCTCCAAAGGCGTCTTGAAGCATGATACAAATCGAAATGTCCGAATTCCGGTAGTTTTGGAACATGTTCTTTAATCAAGGTATGTCGGGTTTTCAGCTGGGGCCAATCAAAAGATTTACCATTATATGTGACAAGCGTTTCGTAATTGATGTTTTCCAGAAAGCTTTGGTAAAGCGGTATTTCACTTCCGGGCTGCGGCAGGATATGTTGTTTCACCACAACTTCATCACCTTCTAAATAGGCATAACCCAGTAAAAAAATGGTATTTCCCGCTCCGCCTCCAAGTCCTGTTGTTTCCGTATCGAAGAAAAACAGGTCTTCACTTTTAACGCCCCTAGCGGATAAGGGATGCTCCAATGGAGTTTGATTCCACTCTTTTACGATCTTTTTCAGCTCAGAAAATGCATATAACCCGTGTTTGTGATTTATAGGGTAGCGGACCTCCCTAATGAAACAATAATCATCATCGAAATGAAAGGAAACGGTATCGTTCTTCAGCCACTTTTCAAGATAAGGAATTTCTTCCTTCACTGCTTGGCTATTTTCCTGTTCAGGAGAAGGATGTTTCACTGGTTCTATGTTCATATGCGTTTTCAAACGGTTCAATTTATTTTTCAAAGACAAAAAAATACACCTCTTTTCACTTATCCCCGTATCTATGATTGTTTTTCCTTACAAAATTGACCTAATAACTGTTTTGCATCATTTTTGGCTGTTTTCGCAGCGGATTCCGTTCCGATACAGGAAGGGCAGCCGCTTTCACAAGAACAATTTCCGATCATGGATATGGTTTCCAGTAGGATGACTTCAGAGTTTTCATATACTTTATCACTTAGCCCTATGCCCCCCGGATAACTATCATAGATAAAAATGGTTGGTTTTTCATTATGTGCTGCCTTAACCTGTGGATAAACATGGATATCATGCGGATCACACATAACATATAACGGAATCATGTAATTAAGAGCATGGGATGCACCTATCATACCTTGTTCTATTCGATTTTCGTCCCACTCGAATATATCAGGCTCCATGGAAAGCATAGCCGAACTCGTGTGCAGTTCCATCTCAGGCAGGGTGATTGGCCCTGAACCAATATTTTCATGAGTTTCAAATTTGATTTTTTTGAAGATCGTAGGCATCGCCCGGATGGCGACGTCACCAAAGGCAGCTGTGGTGGAAGCGAAAGTTCGCTGTTTATCCACTTCCAATACAGACAACTGCACAGCAAGGTTAGCATCCGTATAATAGTCCACATTGACTTCACGTACATATGCCTTCTTTTCATCCCAATCAAGTTCTTCCACCTGAAATTGCATTCCCTGGTGCAAATAAATGGCTTCATCGTGGAGAAGGGTCATTGCACTGAACGTATCCATTTCTCCTATGACCCGGTTAACCGGTGCATTCGTTTGGTCGATGATTACGACATTTTCCTGTGCAGCAGAACGCAGGCTTATATTGCTTGCTGGAAAAGCATCGTTCATCCAATGCCATTTGTCCCCATTTTGGTGTAAGACCCTTTCTTCGGTAAGGAATTCCAGTACGTCCATAATCTCTGTTTTTCCAAAGGCATCACCTTTTTTAAATGGCAGCTCATATGCTGCACATTTGACATGATCAACCAGGATCAAAAGATTATCTGGATTGATTCTTGCAGTTTCTGGATTTCTGGTAAAGAAATAATCGGGATGCTGGACGATATATTGATCAAGGGCACTTGAACTGCCGACCATGATGATCAGCGCTTCACCATGCCTTCTTCCTGCTCGTCCCGCCTGTTGCCAGGCACTCGATATCGATCCAGGGTAACCAGTCATTATGCAAACCTGGAGCTGCCCGATATCGACACCTAACTCAAGAGCATTCGTGGATACCACCCCATAAATGGAACCATCCCTGAGGCCCTGTTCAATTTCTCTACGCTGTGTTGGCAGATACCCGCCACGATAGCCCCTGATTGATTTGGGCCCCAATTGCTTTGACACGAGTCCCTGTAAATAGGTCAATAGAATTTCCACACGAACCCTGCTTCGCGCAAAAACGATTGTTTGAATTTTATTTTTCAAAAATTCATTTGCGAGCTTCCTGACTTCCAAAACCGCACTCCTTCGAATGTTTAGCGGTTTATTGACTATTGGGGGATTATAGAAAACAAAATGTTTTTTCCCACTCGGGGCCCCGTTATTATCGATAAGCACCATTTGTTTTTCCGTAAGCTCTTCTGCCAACTCTTTTGGATTATTGATCGTTGCAGAAGTACAGACGAATACAGGATCACTGCCATAAAACTTGCAGATCCTTTTTAACCTTCTTATGACGTTAGCCGTATGACTTCCGAAAACGCCGCGGTAAATATGGAGTTCATCGATGATCACATACTTCAAGTTTTCAAACAATGAGACCCATTTCGTGTGATGCGGCAAGATTCCGGAATGGAGCATATCGGGATTGGTGATGACGATATGCCCTGCCTGACGGATTTTTTGCCTGATATTTGAAGGTGTGTCCCCATCGTACGTATAACTATTTATCTCGGCATCCATTTCATGTATCATTTCGTTCAATTCGCTTTTTTGATCATAACTCAGCGCTTTTGTCGGAAATATATATAGCGCTCTAGTTTTTTCATCTTCAAGTATTTTTTGAAGGACCGGCAAATTATAGCATAATGTTTTACCAGAAGCCGTTGGGGTGACCGCTACAAGACTTTCGCCACTGACAGCCGTATCAAATGCGGTCGCCTGATGGGTATACAACCCATTTATCCCCCGTTTTTCAAGAGCATGCTTGATCTTATCATTCATTCGATCGGGAAAAGGAACATGTTTTGCCTCTTTCGCTTCAATTACTTGCCAGTGTACAATATTATCCTTATAATCCTCATTGGTTTTTAATTCCGTGATGACTTCTTGTAAATTTTTTCGCAGTTTCATATAACCACCTCATACTCCTATTCTACCGAATGAACGTTCTATGCAAAAGGGAAACTATTTCCTATTCAAAAAAAAATCAGGAAACGGCTACTCCCGCTTCCTGATCATTCTTTTTCAGTTAATTCTTCTCGACATATCGAATGATTTCTTTTGCTAGTCTGCTCGGAGCTTCCAACATTCCCATATGACCGCTTCCCTCAAGTATAACCTCATTAATATGGCTCCCTTTAACAGAAAAGGTTTTTTCAACGGGAATTACTTTATCCTTTTCACCTGCAACCAAAAGGACTGGGAGCTTCGTCTCTTTGAGTACATGATTTCTGTCTGTTCTGTTCCTCATGGCATGCAAAGACCCAATCGCACCACTTTCACTTGTTTTATAACCGATTTCCTTTGTATGTTCAATATTCGGATCATCGGAATTAGCGAAAAGCTTTGGTACAAGTCCATCAATGAAAGGAATGATTCCATCCATTTCTATTTTCCCGACAGATTTTAAACGCCCCTCCTTACCAGC
Protein-coding sequences here:
- a CDS encoding DEAD/DEAH box helicase; translation: MKLRKNLQEVITELKTNEDYKDNIVHWQVIEAKEAKHVPFPDRMNDKIKHALEKRGINGLYTHQATAFDTAVSGESLVAVTPTASGKTLCYNLPVLQKILEDEKTRALYIFPTKALSYDQKSELNEMIHEMDAEINSYTYDGDTPSNIRQKIRQAGHIVITNPDMLHSGILPHHTKWVSLFENLKYVIIDELHIYRGVFGSHTANVIRRLKRICKFYGSDPVFVCTSATINNPKELAEELTEKQMVLIDNNGAPSGKKHFVFYNPPIVNKPLNIRRSAVLEVRKLANEFLKNKIQTIVFARSRVRVEILLTYLQGLVSKQLGPKSIRGYRGGYLPTQRREIEQGLRDGSIYGVVSTNALELGVDIGQLQVCIMTGYPGSISSAWQQAGRAGRRHGEALIIMVGSSSALDQYIVQHPDYFFTRNPETARINPDNLLILVDHVKCAAYELPFKKGDAFGKTEIMDVLEFLTEERVLHQNGDKWHWMNDAFPASNISLRSAAQENVVIIDQTNAPVNRVIGEMDTFSAMTLLHDEAIYLHQGMQFQVEELDWDEKKAYVREVNVDYYTDANLAVQLSVLEVDKQRTFASTTAAFGDVAIRAMPTIFKKIKFETHENIGSGPITLPEMELHTSSAMLSMEPDIFEWDENRIEQGMIGASHALNYMIPLYVMCDPHDIHVYPQVKAAHNEKPTIFIYDSYPGGIGLSDKVYENSEVILLETISMIGNCSCESGCPSCIGTESAAKTAKNDAKQLLGQFCKEKQS
- a CDS encoding DUF1273 domain-containing protein; the protein is MKVLYMTGYKAFEFGIFKNDHEAVKYIKKAMKQRLLPLVEDGLEWVIISGQLGTELWGAEVVFDIQEEYSQLKLGVLTPFLKQEESWNETNQDYYRSILARADFVESIFNKPYEGPQQLKIKNRYMVHKSDAMLIIFEAEKEGSARYPYFEAMKKAETQPYPIFQINFDDLQLAAEEGSWSEE
- a CDS encoding CotD family spore coat protein, giving the protein MYFRNCGGNKSNVMGAYGNAPGVMGASTGKHKHSNVMGAFTGPTAVSPAQYGPSAVSPAQYGPSAVSPAQLGPTQALPTQLAPAQVSPTQQFVNTNVSNTVIPVVHPSHTTTVNKHLNTYKHYFPHTQSVVNQCFTQNLICGRPPINPCCPPPPCCPPMHFGY
- a CDS encoding cold-shock protein, with translation MEQGKVKWFNAEKGFGFIEREGGDDVFVHFSAIQGEGFKTLEEGQDVTFDVEQGQRGPQASNVNKA
- the gpsB gene encoding cell division regulator GpsB, coding for MLSDKIKLTAKDILEKDFKTAMRGYKPEDVDQFLDLIIKDYEVFHQEIEDLKQENLKLKKQAEESTKRPNQPAPSATPGTTNFDILKRLSNLEKHVFGNKLFD
- a CDS encoding ribonuclease H-like domain-containing protein: MSLKNKLNRLKTHMNIEPVKHPSPEQENSQAVKEEIPYLEKWLKNDTVSFHFDDDYCFIREVRYPINHKHGLYAFSELKKIVKEWNQTPLEHPLSARGVKSEDLFFFDTETTGLGGGAGNTIFLLGYAYLEGDEVVVKQHILPQPGSEIPLYQSFLENINYETLVTYNGKSFDWPQLKTRHTLIKEHVPKLPEFGHFDLYHASRRLWRNKLERVKLSAVETDILGVHREDDIPGYLAPMIYFDFVERENPEILFGIMKHNELDILSLITLYIHLSRKILQIDGYTEDSMEIARWLAYLGKKEESVETYEKIVEAGNEEDRIIAGHAIAFQKKKQKQFNEALEIWKEVAIKGNVQIRIQAQIECAKLYEHQFKEVGNALKCALNAHQEMLREGTIVVKQKSELEKRIKRLEMKEDSKGMSV
- a CDS encoding THUMP domain-containing class I SAM-dependent RNA methyltransferase, translating into MKQFDIIATSAMGLESIVAKEVRDLGYDCQVENGKITYKGDQSAIARSNLWLRSADRVKIKVAEFKAYSFDELFEKTKALNWEDYLSADVEFPVSGKSVKSQLYSVPDCQAIVKKAIVDRLKSKYKQVSWFAETGPLFKIEVSILKDVVTLTMDTSGAGLHKRGYRTGQGEAPLKETLAAALIMLTNWKPDKPFIDPFCGSGTIPIEAALIGQNIAPGFNREFVSETWSWIDSKVWDEARVEAEDLADYDQYLDITGCDIDHRMVDISKANSFEAGLGDLIEFKQMQVRDISTRKEYGVIVGNPPYGERLGEQKAVEQMYREMGQAFKKLDTWSVYMITSNPDFEQHYGKPATKKRKLFNGFIRADLYQYWGKRPPRQPQGE
- a CDS encoding alpha/beta fold hydrolase; translation: MTENSKLSYIDTGKGNKTLLFIHGFCGSHEYWKNIIAELKDEYRVVAIDLRGHGASEEIGASFSIDDMAADIASFMEEQGIGKVYMFGHSLGGYITLAFAERFPGKLSGFSLIHSTALPDDEAGKEGRLKSVGKIEMDGIIPFIDGLVPKLFANSDDPNIEHTKEIGYKTSESGAIGSLHAMRNRTDRNHVLKETKLPVLLVAGEKDKVIPVEKTFSVKGSHINEVILEGSGHMGMLEAPSRLAKEIIRYVEKN